The sequence below is a genomic window from Salinispira pacifica.
AATTGTATCCGGCAAACCGGAGCTCCTGAAAAACTCTCTTGCCGAAATTTCACCCGACGATACCGCAACCATCAGTTACACCTCGGGAACCACCGGCACCCCCAAAGGGATAATGCTCACCCACCGCAACTATGTTGCCAACTCGACGGCGGCGGCGGATGACTTCCAGCTTCCTGAAGGAAGTGCGGAAACCCTGGTTATTCTGCCCCTGGATCATTCCTTCGCCCACACAGTGGTAATCTACGCCGGAATATACAAAGGGATCACACTCTGGTTCGTGGACGCCCGGGGCGGTTCATCCCGGATGGTAAGAAACATCCCGGTAAACCTTCTGGAGGCTCAGCCCAGTTTCCTGCTGACCGTACCGGCACTCAGCGGCAATTTCATGAAAAAAATTCAACAGGGGGTGCGTGAAAAAGGCGGCCTCGTATCCCGGCTGTTCGATGCGGGGATTGAGGCCGGTATTGCCATGATCGGTGACGGATACCGCCGGCCGTCTCTTGGAGTCCGGCTCCGCCACGCGCTCCCCTTTTTCCTGGCCCGCACATTGATATTTCCCGCAGTGGTGAAACAGGTATTCGGTTCACGTATCGGCTTCTGCGTGGGCGGAGGCGCCATCCTGGAAGTGAAGCAGCAGGAGTTTTTCGCCGCCCTGGGCGTACCGGTGTTTCAGGGCTACGGTCTCACCGAAGCCACACCGGTAATCTGCACCAACACCCCCGCCCGGCACAAGTTCGGCTCGTCGGGCTCGGTGCTCCACAACGTGGACTGCAAAATCATCCGGGAAGACGGCTCCGCGGCGGAAACCGGGGAAACCGGCGAACTGGTCATAACCGCTCCCAGCGTAATGAAGGGATATTACCGCAATGAAGAGGCCAGTCGGGAGGCACTGCACAACGGAAGTCTGCATACCGGTGACCGTGGATATTTCGATGAGGACGGTTTTCTCTACGTGGTGGGCCGGCAGAAGGCCCTGCTGATCAACCCCTCGGGAGAGAAATATCCTCCCGAAGAGATAGAAGAAGCGGTCATCAACACCGGCGATCTGTTCGATCAGGTGATGGCTTACTGCGACCATCAGCCGGCCACAACCGTTCTGCTCACCCTGAACCGGGAAGCCTGCGCTCATGCATTTCAACAGGAAGGCATCGAAAATGCGGATGACGCGTTGGAATATCTGAATAAAGAGTTTTCCAGCTGCAGGGATCCTGAGGTCGCCGGGAAGAAAATTCCACTCATGTGGACTCCAAAGGTTTTTGAAATTCTGGAAGAGCCCTTCAGTACGGAAAACGGTCTGTTGAACTCCACCATGAAGATTGTCCGTCATAAGGTGGCCACGGCCTATGAGGAGCGGATCAGACAGATCTATGAGGACAACTCGGTATTTAATTCCCGAAACCGTGAGACCATTACCAACCTGTTTTTCAAATAGATATTTTCCAATTTGATATTTCCGATTGATATTTCCAATTGATACTACCAGAACAAGACCGCAGCCCCCCCAGCTTCCCTTCCCCGGGAAGCCGGGGGCCGGTGCGCCGGGATCCGGGACTTAGCGGCGGTATCGGCGGAGTTCCACTGCCCTTCGGGGATGCCGTTCCATCAATTCAGGGGAATTGTCACTTCATGGAATGAAGCGCCTGCAGCACTTGCGGCCCCATTTCATCCCGCTGGAACACCAGAATCAGGTCAAGAGCTGTGTCCTGGCCGTTGGTGGAATACAGGGCGGTAAGCTCGTGCTGGCTGCCGGTCCAGTCGACATGGGTGATGTTGAACAACCGTACCGGACGATCCTTGCGAACCCCGTCGATTTGCTGTTCAAGAAGAGGGAACACAATCTCCCGGTTTTTCAATGCCATCACATCATTGGAGAAAAGAATGGGGATGTTGTAGCCCAACGGCGAACCCATTTCGGTAAATTCACCCCCGGCTTCAAAGACTTGAGCCCATTCCCAATTTGTTTTCGGCTGATCACCCGGTGTCACCATTGCAGCTTGCCTCCCTGACTCTGGAGATTCGTAAGTGCACCAAAGCTTGTGAAACGGATTTTTTGGAACAATACAACCCCGGATGTGGGGGCGGATGTTGGAAGCCCCCCATTGGTGGTGCTGTCCTATTACACGCTATGCGAAGCAGCGCTTTTTCACAAGCTTCCGTGCACTGTGTATAATATACGGCCTAATCATCCATATGACATGGGAATTCGGAATTTTCATTGAATCAGCACACAATCTTGAATAAATTCGCCACCTGTCTGTATTGTATATACTGACATTCAGTATCAATCATTGATATTCCCTAGGAGAAGTACGAAAAGATGAAACGAAAAATTATGCGTGCGACCATATTTGCGGTGGCGGCCGCGGCCATTCTCACCCTCAGCAGCTGCGGATACAACCGCCTGCAGGCCCTGGAAGAACAGGTATTCAGGAGTTTCGGTGATCTGGAAGCCCAGCTGCAGCGGCGCTACGACCTCATTCCCAATCTGGTGGAAACGGTGAAAGGCTATGCCGACCGGGAGCAGGAAACCCTGGTTGCGGTAACCGAGGCGCGGTCCAGAGTTGGATCCATCCAGGCCGGACCGGATATTGTAGATGATCCGGAAAAGCTCGCCCAATTCCAGGAAGCCCAGGGCGAACTCAGCTCCGCACTTTCACGGCTCCTGGTGGTCACAGAGAACTATCCTGAACTGAAAGCCGACCAGGGCTTTCTGGATCTGCAGAACCAGCTTGAGGGTACGGAGAACCGGATTGCGGTTGCCCGTCAGCGGTACAACGAAGCAGTGCAGAGCTTTAACACATCCATCAGGCGCTTTCCCGAGTCCCTGACGAATAACCTGATGCTCAATCTGGAGCGGAAAGAATACTTTCAGGCATCCAGCGGCGCAGATGAAGCTCCCAGCGTGGATTTTTAGGAATTTTCGAACAGCCAATCCCCTGAGGAGGATTAGATGGACACTCCAAATATCAACAAAACCCGACGAAAGGGAGCGGCTCTCCTGCTGTTTCTCTTGATTCCGGCTATTATTGCAGCCCAGAATTATCCCAGGCTTAGCGGAAGAGTTGTGGATCAGGCCGGGATGATCAGCCGCAGCAGTGAAAACCGGATTGAAGAGCAATTAATGGATCTTGAGCGCAGCGATTCCACCCAGATTGTGGTGGTAACGGTGAATTCACTGGACGGCATGGATATCGAAAGCTACAGCATCGGACTTGCCGAGGAATGGGAGATCGGAACCGGGGAACAGGACAACGGGGCCATCCTTCTGGTTTCCAAAGCCGAGAGGGAAATCCGGATTGAGGTTGGCTACGGTCTGGAAGGCAGCCTCACCGACCTGATCTCCGGCAGAATCATCCGGAATATCATCACTCCCGCATTCAAGAACGGAAATTACGATGAAGGAATCGAGCTGGCGGTGGGCGCCATGGTTTCCACGGTGAAAGGCGAGTACACCGGAAGCGGCAAGCTCCCGGGTGAGGATCAGGCTGCGGCCTCAGGGGACAGCACCCTCTCATTCCTGTTTCCCCTCATTATGTTCATGTTCTTTTCCGGCTTTTTCAATATCTTCCGGGGGGGACACCGCCGGCGAAGCGGAAATTTCTGGCTGTGGGCCCTGCTGGGTATGAGTGCCGGCCGGCATCACCGCGGATACCACGGCGGTTTCGGCGGAGGATCATTCGGCGGCGGCAGTCCCGGAGGATTTTCCGGCGGCGGCGGCGGATTCGGCGGCGGCGGTGCCTCAGGCGGCTGGTAGGCCGCTCCTTTTCGGTACAGTGAAACGAATTATGTTCCGTTTCCGCCGGATTTCCAAGCCTGTCAATTTTACAAGGAGACCAAATATATGTCCCAACGCAAAGCATTAATATCAGAAAGTGATCAGACCCGCATCAAAGCGGCAGTTGCACGGGCGGAAGGCAAAACCGCCGGTGAGGTGATGCCGGTAATCGCGCGGCGCAGTTCGGTGTATCCAGCTCCCGAATGGAGGGGAGCTGCGGTGGGCGCAGTCCTTGGGGCAGTGCTCATGGCCCTCCTCTGGGCACCCTCCCGTGCATGGGCCGACGGCGGGGTTGTGGAATATCTTCTGCCGGTTGCGGTCAGTCTGATATCGGGGATATCAGCATACTTTCTGGTGAATATTATCCCTCCCCTGGAACGGCTTCTCACCACCAGACTGGAAATAAACAGCGCC
It includes:
- a CDS encoding AMP-dependent synthetase/ligase, whose product is MNTIIEMLEWSARRYGDRSYLKIKGENRWNETSFRQADDLSSAAAGWFLRRGTPRGERCIILSEGSSQWVLGELAVLKAGLVSVPLSIQLLSEEIAYRQNHSRAAYFMVSANLLPKLLQSLESFSASPFIILLDEPGQDQIEKLNSLGMTEGEHYIRWKEILTQGREIVSGKPELLKNSLAEISPDDTATISYTSGTTGTPKGIMLTHRNYVANSTAAADDFQLPEGSAETLVILPLDHSFAHTVVIYAGIYKGITLWFVDARGGSSRMVRNIPVNLLEAQPSFLLTVPALSGNFMKKIQQGVREKGGLVSRLFDAGIEAGIAMIGDGYRRPSLGVRLRHALPFFLARTLIFPAVVKQVFGSRIGFCVGGGAILEVKQQEFFAALGVPVFQGYGLTEATPVICTNTPARHKFGSSGSVLHNVDCKIIREDGSAAETGETGELVITAPSVMKGYYRNEEASREALHNGSLHTGDRGYFDEDGFLYVVGRQKALLINPSGEKYPPEEIEEAVINTGDLFDQVMAYCDHQPATTVLLTLNREACAHAFQQEGIENADDALEYLNKEFSSCRDPEVAGKKIPLMWTPKVFEILEEPFSTENGLLNSTMKIVRHKVATAYEERIRQIYEDNSVFNSRNRETITNLFFK
- a CDS encoding LemA family protein, which gives rise to MKRKIMRATIFAVAAAAILTLSSCGYNRLQALEEQVFRSFGDLEAQLQRRYDLIPNLVETVKGYADREQETLVAVTEARSRVGSIQAGPDIVDDPEKLAQFQEAQGELSSALSRLLVVTENYPELKADQGFLDLQNQLEGTENRIAVARQRYNEAVQSFNTSIRRFPESLTNNLMLNLERKEYFQASSGADEAPSVDF
- a CDS encoding TPM domain-containing protein; its protein translation is MDTPNINKTRRKGAALLLFLLIPAIIAAQNYPRLSGRVVDQAGMISRSSENRIEEQLMDLERSDSTQIVVVTVNSLDGMDIESYSIGLAEEWEIGTGEQDNGAILLVSKAEREIRIEVGYGLEGSLTDLISGRIIRNIITPAFKNGNYDEGIELAVGAMVSTVKGEYTGSGKLPGEDQAAASGDSTLSFLFPLIMFMFFSGFFNIFRGGHRRRSGNFWLWALLGMSAGRHHRGYHGGFGGGSFGGGSPGGFSGGGGGFGGGGASGGW
- a CDS encoding TPM domain-containing protein, whose product is MSQRKALISESDQTRIKAAVARAEGKTAGEVMPVIARRSSVYPAPEWRGAAVGAVLGAVLMALLWAPSRAWADGGVVEYLLPVAVSLISGISAYFLVNIIPPLERLLTTRLEINSAITDAVFREFMVNNLSETRDRSGVLIYVSLFERRVQILADSGINQKVEPSAWKEFADAIAAGIREGKMSDALCAAIDDMGDLLADYFPVKDDDTNELGDLVIRD